The genomic segment TATGGTGATGTGTGGTTTAGATGTATACCAATCGTCttacaaaattcttcaaaatctaTCGATATGAATTGCTTTGCATTGTCAAGAGTAATCGTTCTTGGTGGGCCCCATGTTCGGAATATGCGTCTCAGTCGTTTGATGGTTTCATGGGCTGTAATTCGCTGCATGATCTCGATTTCCATAAACCGACTATAATAATCCACTATTACCAAGATATATTCTCCCGTTGGCATAGGACCCAAGAAATCAATTGCCACATCTATCCAGGGTTTCTCAGGAAGGTTGCGACGCATCATCGGTTCAGGAGGGTTAGTCGTTTGTACTAATTGGCATCCTTCACATGTTTCGCAAATTTTCACTGCTTCCTTGTCAATACCCGGCCACCAACATCTTTCGCGTAGTCGGCGTTTCATCATAGATTGGCCCGGATGTCCTTCATGAGCCAATTGGCACATTCGAGAACGTAGGCATTTGGGAATGACGAGTTTGGTACCCCGCATGACAAGGTTATTGACGCTAGATAGTTCGAGACGGAATGGAGCATAATCTTTCAAATCATCCTGGCTCCATTTGTTGCTGTTGATGCATTCGATGAGCTTTTGGAGCTCTGGATCTGATGATGTGGCAGTTATGACTTCTGCTATGTCAATTGTAGCACATTCTTGAACAGATTTTATTATGCATTCCGTTCCAGAGTCGTATTCGGTACTGTTCCCATCACTAGATAGAGAAGATATCGTTTCGACTACCACACGCCTTATGAACTGAATCATCATGCCACTCGTGGTCATCAACATGAGCGGCGAGACAAGATGAACAGTCTGCTAGATCTGTTGAGCCCTTGCGATAAACCACCTTAAAACGGAACGCCTGAATTCTCAACAACCAACGCTCGATTCTTGCTGTAGGCTTTGATGTTgttgaaaataatgtttccaGCGGACGATGATCGGTCTCGAGTTCAAAAGTTATTCCCAATAAATAGATTTTGAATCGTTCAACAGCCCAAACTATACCAAGTGCTTCCTTTTCTATAGGAGGATAGTTTTTCTCCGTGTTTGTAAGACTCTTCGAAGCATAGCTTATTATTCGCGGAATATTCCCTTTGAACTGGATAAGAATAGCTCCTAACCCTACGTTGGATGCATCTGTTACAAGTAATGTTCTGTCATTTAGATCATAGAATCCTAAACTGCCGGCTGATCCGACCAGTGCCTTAATcttgtcgaacgaattctgatGTTCTTTCAGCCAAGCAAATTGTGAATTTTGCTTAAGCAACTGCCTCAGGGGATGATTTATAGTTGTTAAATCGGGAATGaacctatttgtaaatttgaaaaaaaaaaattgaaattttatttatttatttatttatttttagctgtacataaatgcattttttcaagtTACTTAAAGCACAAATCTCACCTGGACACATATGTGACAAGCCCTAGAAAGCTCCTAAGCTCCTCTCTGGTTTGAAGCGCCCTGCAACCCTCAATTGATCTAACTTTGTCTTTGCTTGCTGAAATACTTTCTTCTGATAATCTGTGGCCCAGAAAGTCAACCTCTCACTGTTTAAATTTGCATTTGTGATCGTTCAACATGATTCCATATCTGTTCAGTACGCTCAGTGTTTGTTTTACAGCTGCGTCATGTTCGGCCTCAGTATTGCCAAACAGTAATATGTCATCAATGAATACGACCGTGTTGGGACAATCAGCTAATATGCTTtccatcaaattttgaaaaagttcTGGTGCGCAGTTCACGCCAAAAAGCAATCTCTTATAACGATAGAGGCCCCAGTTAGTGATGAAAGTAGTAACATCGCGGCTACTTTCAGTGATTTCGACCTGATGAAAAGCTTGCTTTATATCAAGCAAAGTGAAGAATTTGGCGTGACGAaatttgacaatcatatcgtCGAATACAGGCAAGGGGTGATTAAGTCGTTGAATGGCTTTATTGGCCCGCCTCATATCTATGCACAATCTCAATTCTCCATTTTCTTTAAGGATCGGCACAAGTGGTGAAACCCAAGATGACGGTCTAGTTACTTTCTCAATTATGTCCATCTCGAGTAGCTCATCTATCTTGGATTTAACTTTTTCCAACAGGGGAATGGGACACCGACGAAGAGGctgaattactggaggaacgcTTTTATCTACCGGGATACTCAGTTTGATACCCTTCATTTTCGGAAATGCTTTAGCCGGGCTATCCACGCGGTTAACTAAAGTTGACTGGCTAGGGAGACCAATCCTTAATACTCCTAGCTGTTGAGCAGTGAGTTTGCCTAATAACGGTTGCTGACCTTTCTCGATTACGTAGAACGATGCTGTTGTTTTGAGACTGTTATTACCATCGTCGATTTGCAACTCTGCTTCGAATGCCGTTAGAAGCTTTAGTGGAATTCTTCCATATGCCAGAAAACGTTTGTTGTTATCTTTCCTCTCATTACTAATATTAACATCCCTCATCTTCATGAGTTCCCAAGTTGTATCATCAATCAGATTATATTTGGAACCGGAATCTATCAACATAAAGATTCCAACTCCACCAACATGACATTTTATAAGTTCATCATTATCTTCTCCCACATTGTAAACAGGCAAATTTTCCTGTTCTTTTTCCTCTGTAACATTGTAAACTCTTTTGGGTCGCTTAGAGGCGTAAGAAGGATCACTTTTAATGAAATGCTGCTTGCGTTTGCGATCAAAAGATTCCTGAATGTTCAATATTATAATTTAATTAAATGTCAGATAATCGTTTTTTTTACTTACCGGATCAGAACGATTGCCAGAGTGACAAACTGTACGGAAGTGTCCAACTTTGCCACAACGGAGGCAGGTTTTATTTACAGCAGGGCACCGCTCTCCTTGACGATGTTGGTTGAAGCCATCGAGGTTTCCTATCCGTGCCATTGCTGCTTGACGAAAGATGATTTACAGAGTGCTCAAATTTTGGATCTACTCCTTTGTGGTTCATCCTGGCAGATTGGTATCTAACCGATTGATGCGCATTAACAATCTTGGTCGTGTCATCTAAAGTAAGCCTTTCCTTTTCCAATAACTTTTGTCTAAGATCGTCAGGGGTGTATTGTATTATTTTGTCCATTATGGCGATGTGCCTACTTTCTGTTTCCGattttccgaagcaaatcttctCGGCTTTTTGCTGCACACGCGAAGCAAACTTTTCAATAGACTCATCGCTATCCGGAGCCATGGACCAGAAAAGAAAGCGCTCGAAGCTATCATGGTGTTTGGCTGAAAAGTACTCGGTAAGTTTTTCCTTAGCTGTTTTGTAGGGATCCGGGTCGATACCTGTTGTATCTCTACACCTGGTAGACCGAAATAGGCACTTTGGAGTTCGAGACCACCCATAGCCATAAGCTGGACCTTTCGACTGGCATGATCAACCACACCTGCAGCATCCATAACACTTTCGAACCACCTGATCCATTGGTTCCACGCATTTCGAATCTCGGATGATGGCAGGTGTTTATATTTAAAATGTGGCAGGTTGTACGACGCCGGGCTAAAGAAATGTACATTTTGTACAACTTGTTCGTTAACAACACTATCATGGCTCGTCATTTTATCCGCTTCTAAAACTGCTACAATCtgcgaaaatgaaaaataaacaatggtcTCCGATTTTTATTCGAATGTTCAacatgatttgaaaaaaaaaattaactatcTTGTAAATCATCATCTATGCATGTGTAAGCAGCAGCCGTAATTCAATCGGCAATCTTTATTCAAACTGCCATAATTTAATTGGCGATCCATATTCAACAACTGATTTCTTTTACTTCTGTTTCACTGTTATCGGCCGTAATTAAATCGGCATcttttattttcaaacattttatttGTTGTAGCCGTAATTAAATCGGCAACACTGCATTTTTCGTAAGAACCGTAATTGAATCGGTTTCTTGATTCCTCTTCTTCATTAACACATGGCACCGCTCCTCACTCAAACATTTTTCCGTGTTTCCGCTTTGAAATCATTATTATTTCACCAACACATTCCCAACTTCTCTCTTTTTCTAGAGAGTATCCATTAAACAGCAGCCGtccaaaaaggtttttttttttaatacaccGTTCCGTTTACCAAAATCATGTCACTAATACAGTCCCTCTTTGTAACTTCCCGGTGAGCACACAACAaagtatttgatttttttttctgctggaCCGTTGCCATTTTCCTAATACACCGCTTTGTTTCAATTCACCAACAAAATCTTTCACTTCCAGTCTCATATACGCAATTTTCCATCAATGAGATGCCGTTCAACAGAGTGCATCCTAtatgcgcacacacacacaagtAAGATGCTGCCTACACTTCTCTATAGGCATCACTCCATCTTTCCAGCGCCGCAATTAACATTTTCACTATCGAGAACAAAATGGCGTCCGaattcaactatttttttttctttttacgaAGCACTTGTCTTAAAATAGTAACTTCCCTTTATTTTCAAGAGCCATTTTGCCAAGCATTCATgaaatccaattaaaaaaaaatcaaacgataATATCCACCTCTGCTATTTCAGCACTAAAAACTAACATGGCGTCCATTGCAGATTTAACCTTTTCCGGGCATCATTTTCTCAAATTTCTTTTATTCTGCATCAATAGGTAATCCACATATTTCTTCCTACGTATTACATACCTCGACTAATAGCACGCAATTTCACTAAACTGAATCacaagttttcaaaaaaaatttatgAACTTTCCGCTCGATTTTTCACTCGTCGCCACGATTTGTGATAGCCGAGGTGATAACGGTAGTCTAGTAAGCACCGATGTTGCGAGAAGACTCCTCGCTCTAGAAGTGCTGTCTTCGATCGTGCGTTGGATGTGTT from the Armigeres subalbatus isolate Guangzhou_Male unplaced genomic scaffold, GZ_Asu_2 Contig1127, whole genome shotgun sequence genome contains:
- the LOC134202281 gene encoding uncharacterized protein K02A2.6-like produces the protein MIQFIRRVVVETISSLSSDGNSTEYDSGTECIIKSVQECATIDIAEVITATSSDPELQKLIECINSNKWSQDDLKDYAPFRLELSSVNNLVMRGTKLVIPKCLRSRMCQLAHEGHPGQSMMKRRLRERCWWPGIDKEAVKICETCEGCQLVQTTNPPEPMMRRNLPEKPWIDVAIDFLGPMPTGEYILVIVDYYSRFMEIEIMQRITAHETIKRLRRIFRTWGPPRTITLDNAKQFISIDFEEFCKTIGIHLNHTSPYWPQANGEVERQNRSLLKRMKIAHALYNDWKAELDDYLDLYNNTPHTITGKAPSELLQGRKLRSKLPAFEDLESTPPSSDFRDQDFEKKMLQKEREDAKRRAKPSDISAGDVVLMKNLLPTNKLSTNFLKEKFIVLSRNGSNVTVQSNDTGKKYDRNISHLRKLIRPAQVSNSDSTSTPDNEDNSLDSPKDVVPEPSSSHLPTPTLRRSNRTIRPKDRFSPSR